In the Theobroma cacao cultivar B97-61/B2 chromosome 1, Criollo_cocoa_genome_V2, whole genome shotgun sequence genome, one interval contains:
- the LOC18613212 gene encoding putative pentatricopeptide repeat-containing protein At1g12700, mitochondrial: protein MDPRKLRSISISFELLLLHEHRRLQSPGVITSCNKQNHQNPEKMVSKTALRFASAANGAALSSSSSKSTPKGKLSSLFTHPKNPIFSNNPKSSNPNNETVESQDPLNKFLKTSCKSGTITLNEALNFFDEMTQMKPFPPMSSFNLLLGALVKIKQHNHVVVLYKKVGSIGISPDFITLNILLNCLCHMSRVSDGFAVLGRVFRWGYRPNTVTFTSLVKGLCMENKICEATRLFRKMVVFGCQPSIVSYGTLINGLCRMGNTSVALRLYEEMVRGNGVLEPNVVIYGSIIDCLCKEGMLEKAREIFLEMKGKGIHPDVVVYSSLLHGFCCMGDLEEAKGLFVEMVDQGVQPNVVTFNVLIDALCKVEKLEEANGLLDLMIQRGVDPDIFTYNTLMDGYCLAGKLNVARDLFVSMQSKENRQNAISYNIMINGYCKNWKVDEAMSLYMEMICKRIRPTVITYNTLLTGFFQAGKVEEARELFGKLQVDNITLNSCTYNTFVDGLCKNGCVSEALELFHKLENCKFKFSIEMFNSLIDGLCKTGKLKTAWELFYGLPNKGLEPTVVTFSIMIHGLCKEGQLEKANDLLIEMEEKGCSPNVVTFNTLMHGFSQNNETQKMVELLQKMVEKKLSPDASTISAVVDLLSKDEAYHETLKLLPTFPVQEPK from the coding sequence ATGGACCCGAGAAAACTAAGATCCATTTCCATTAGTTTTGAGTTGCTGTTATTACACGAGCATCGGCGGTTGCAATCTCCCGGGGTTATTACCTCTTGCAACAAACAAAACCACCAAAACCCTGAAAAAATGGTCTCCAAAACGGCGCTCCGCTTTGCTTCAGCCGCTAATGGAGCTGCCTTATCCTCTTCCTCCTCAAAATCTACTCCAAAAGGTAAACTCTCATCTCTCTTCACTCACCCGAAAAATCCCATATTTTCTAACAATCCCAAATCTTCAAACCCCAACAATGAAACTGTTGAAAGCCAAGACCCACTTAacaaatttctcaaaacaaGCTGTAAGTCAGGCACCATTACTCTCAATGAagcattgaatttttttgatgaaatgacCCAAATGAAACCTTTTCCTCCAATGTCATCATTTAATCTGTTGTTAGGTGCCCTTGTTAAGATTAAGCAGCATAATCACGTGGTTGTGCTTTACAAGAAAGTGGGATCAATTGGGATTTCACCTGATTTTATTACCTTGAATATTTTGCTTAATTGTTTATGTCATATGAGTCGAGTTAGTGATGGTTTCGCCGTTTTAGGGAGAGTTTTTAGGTGGGGTTATAGACCAAATACTGTAACTTTTACATCTTTGGTTAAAGGGTTATGTATGGAGAATAAGATTTGTGAAGCAACTAGACTGTTTAGGAAAATGGTTGTATTTGGTTGTCAGCCTAGTATTGTTAGTTATGGGACTTTGATTAATGGTCTGTGTCGAATGGGGAATACGAGTGTTGCACTTAGGTTATATGAGGAAATGGTTAGAGGAAATGGGGTCTTGGAGCCTAATGTTGTTATTTATGGTAGTATTATTGATTGCCTATGTAAGGAGGGTATGTTAGAAAAGGCAAGGGAAATTTTTTTGGAAATGAAGGGTAAGGGAATTCATCCTGATGTGGTTGTTTATAGCTCTCTACTTCATGGTTTTTGTTGCATGGGTGATTTGGAGGAGGCTAAAGGTCTGTTTGTTGAGATGGTAGATCAAGGAGTGCAGCCTAATGTGGTCACTTTCAATGTTTTAATAGATGCTCTCTGCAAGGTGGAGAAATTGGAAGAAGCAAATGGATTATTGGATTTGATGATTCAGAGAGGAGTAGATCCTGATATATTCACATATAACACATTGATGGATGGGTACTGCTTGGCTGGTAAGCTTAATGTTGCAAGGGATCTGTTTGTTTCCATGCAGAGTAAGGAGAACAGACAAAATGCTATTAGCTACAACATAATGATCAATGGTTATTGCAAAAACTGGAAGGTTGATGAAGCTATGAGTCTTTATATGGAAATGATATGCAAGAGGATTAGGCCAACGGTTATCACTTATAACACCTTATTGACTGGTTTTTTCCAGGCAGGCAAGGTTGAAGAAGCACGAGAACTGTTTGGTAAGCTGCAGGTCGATAACATCACACTCAATTCTTGCACCTATAATACCTTCGTGGATGGACTTTGCAAAAATGGTTGTGTCTCAGAGGCACTGGAACTGTTTCATAAGTTAGAAAATTGCAAGTTCAAATTTAGCATTGAAATGTTTAACTCCCTTATTGATGGGCTGTGTAAAACAGGGAAGCTTAAAACTGCTTGGGAGCTATTTTATGGATTGCCTAACAAAGGCCTGGAACCAACTGTTGTGACTTTTTCTATCATGATCCACGGGCTTTGTAAGGAAGGGCAATTGGAAAAAGCAAATGATTTGTTAATTGAAATGGAGGAAAAAGGTTGTTCTCCAAATGTAGTCACATTTAATACACTCATGCATGGTTTCTCCCAGAATAATGAGACCCAAAAAATGGTCGAACTTCTTCAGAAAATGGTGGAGAAAAAGTTGTCACCTGATGCATCAACCATCTCTGCAGTTGTAGATTTACTCTCAAAGGATGAAGCTTATCATGAAACTCTGAAATTGCTACCAACATTTCCTGTCCAAGAGCCTAAATGA